Proteins encoded by one window of Arabidopsis thaliana chromosome 2, partial sequence:
- a CDS encoding Cytochrome c oxidase, subunit III (Cytochrome c oxidase, subunit III; FUNCTIONS IN: cytochrome-c oxidase activity; INVOLVED IN: mitochondrial electron transport, cytochrome c to oxygen; LOCATED IN: membrane; CONTAINS InterPro DOMAIN/s: Cytochrome c oxidase, subunit III (InterPro:IPR000298); BEST Arabidopsis thaliana protein match is: cytochrome c oxidase subunit 3 (TAIR:ATMG00730.1); Has 29038 Blast hits to 29025 proteins in 5946 species: Archae - 74; Bacteria - 4466; Metazoa - 19232; Fungi - 401; Plants - 673; Viruses - 0; Other Eukaryotes - 4192 (source: NCBI BLink).) gives MIESQRHSYHLVDPSPWPISGSLGALATTVGGVMYMHPFQGGARLLSLGLIFILYTMFVWWRDVLRESTLEGHHTKVVQLGPRYGSILFIVSEVMFFFAFFWASSHSSLAPAVEIGGIWPPKGIEVLDPWEIPFLNTPILPSSGAAVTWAHHAILAGKEKRAVYALVATVLLALVFTGFQGMEYYQAPFTISDSIYGSTFFLATGFHGFHVIIGTLFLIICGIRQYLGHLTKEHHVGFEAAAWYWHFVDVVWLFLFVSIYWWGGI, from the coding sequence ATGATTGAATCTCAGAGGCATTCTTATCATTTGGTAGATCCAAGTCCATGGCCTATTTCGGGTTCACTCGGAGCTTTGGCAACCACCGTAGGAGGTGTGATGTACATGCACCCATTTCAAGGGGGTGCAAGACTTCTAAGTTTGGGCCTCATATTTATCCTATATACCATGTTCGTATGGTGGCGCGATGTTCTACGTGAATCCACGTTGGAAGGACATCATACCAAAGTCGTACAATTAGGACCTCGATATGGTTCTATTCTGTTCATCGTATCGGAGGTTAtgttcttttttgcttttttttgggcttcttctcattcttctttggCACCTGCGGTAGAGATCGGAGGTATTTGGCCCCCAAAAGGGATTGAGGTTTTAGATCCTTGGGAAATCCCTTTTCTTAATACCCCTATTCTCCCTTCATCCGGAGCTGCCGTAACTTGGGCTCATCATGCTATACTCGCGGGGAAAGAAAAACGAGCAGTTTATGCTTTAGTAGCTACCGTTTTATTGGCTCTAGTATTTACTGGCTTTCAAGGAATGGAATATTATCAAGCACCCTTCACTATTTCGGATAGTATTTATGGTTCTACCTTTTTCTTAGCAACAGGCTTTCATGGTTTTCATGTGATTATAGGTACTCTTTTCTTGATTATATGTGGTATTCGGCAATATCTTGGTCATCTGACGAAGGAGCATCACGTTGGCTTTGAAGCAGCTGCATGGTACTGGCATTTTGTAGACGTAGTTTGGTTATTCCTATTTGTCTCTATCTATTGGTGGGGAGGTATATGA